A genomic segment from Conger conger chromosome 2, fConCon1.1, whole genome shotgun sequence encodes:
- the si:dkey-21c1.1 gene encoding protein FAM104A isoform X2: MWKRRLSCGSEDGQVSPSAKRSGGGQAQDPELGRDVWDSESSSSDSSGVSSPERPPGGSGVQGAEGGGWSPTNPAPFPEESGVPIGQASLGPSYHQINRMLREAHFSSLQTRGPAPVT; encoded by the exons ATGTG GAAACGCCGGCTGAGCTGTGGCAGTGAAGATGGACAGGTCTCGCCCTCAGCCAAGAGGTCAGGTGGAGGCCAGGCCCAAGATCCTGAGCTAGGCAGGGATGTCTGGGACTCTGAG tcCTCCAGCAGTGACAGCAGTGGAGTCAGTAGCCCCGagcggccaccagggggcagcggTGTTCAGGGTgcagagggtggagggtggagccCCACTAACCCTGCCCCTTTCCCAGAGGAGTCGGGCGTTCCCATTGGCCAGgccagcctgggcccctcctaCCACCAGATCAACCGCATGCTGCGGGAGGCGCACTTCAGCAGCCTGCAGACGCGTGGCCCTGcccctgtcacatga
- the si:dkey-21c1.1 gene encoding protein FAM104A isoform X1 gives MLTESRKRRLSCGSEDGQVSPSAKRSGGGQAQDPELGRDVWDSESSSSDSSGVSSPERPPGGSGVQGAEGGGWSPTNPAPFPEESGVPIGQASLGPSYHQINRMLREAHFSSLQTRGPAPVT, from the exons ATGTTAACGGAAAGCAG GAAACGCCGGCTGAGCTGTGGCAGTGAAGATGGACAGGTCTCGCCCTCAGCCAAGAGGTCAGGTGGAGGCCAGGCCCAAGATCCTGAGCTAGGCAGGGATGTCTGGGACTCTGAG tcCTCCAGCAGTGACAGCAGTGGAGTCAGTAGCCCCGagcggccaccagggggcagcggTGTTCAGGGTgcagagggtggagggtggagccCCACTAACCCTGCCCCTTTCCCAGAGGAGTCGGGCGTTCCCATTGGCCAGgccagcctgggcccctcctaCCACCAGATCAACCGCATGCTGCGGGAGGCGCACTTCAGCAGCCTGCAGACGCGTGGCCCTGcccctgtcacatga